In the genome of Impatiens glandulifera chromosome 6, dImpGla2.1, whole genome shotgun sequence, the window GGAGtcacaattcaaacaaaataaaaaatatatatattaaaagtgtgatttttttaatgatatatgTTTAGATTTCAAtggtttaaatatttattttctactaTTTGCCCGCAATTAAACAGAATAatggaattttttttcaaaaaaaattaagacaaaaatataatatcaataaatatagGGTAGTCAAAAATAGATGGTTACATTTTGTTGtttgtcaaataaaaaaaaaaaagttaacaaaatataacttatcattaattaatacataCTAATTAAGAAGAAGTGTTTAGGGATGATAATGGGGCGGTTCGAGGCGGGAAATACATTTACCATCTTCGTCCCGTTTTAATTTcgaggatttttttaataccatccccgtcccGTTCGTTTTTTTTGTTTCGAAAAATCCCGCGGGACAccgttaatattttttttaaaatataaataaataaaaattatacaataaaattatataaacgaattttttaatataatatatattgtaatatattaaaaatttatagtaTTATAAAGAAATACTTTTACTACtcttataatataatgaataaataaatatatcagtgatttaatatatttcattatgtttatggtgttcgggGTAGAATCGGGGCGGagaacacaaataccatccccgccccatccccATTCAGCTTCgaggaaaaaccgtcccaaactaGACAATTCAGTTCGATTTTCGCGggacggtttcaaattgtccTTGAAAGTGTCAAAactgattattttttatttttttctcaaacttagaACATTATTGGTAAAATTTGAAGGCAGACTTAGTTGTATATTATACTAATTTCCGGGGTGctattattaatattcttgAAGACGAAGTGAGTCAACTCAGAAGAGCTGAGTTTCTGTCATGTCAACAACCGCCAAATTTATAGTTATGAAGAACTCTTTCTCTCGCTCACATTTCACTTCAAGTTCTGCTTCAACGAGATTACATCGAAATGCACcgcttcatcttcttcttcttcttgattgcTTTCTGCGGATTTTGTCATTTCGTCGAAGCATTTGTCGAATTTCACCTTCCAGATGTACCACCGGTTACAAGATGGTCCCACGCCTCCGGAAATGGATTCTCTTCCGTCGAATGGCCGCCTAAGGTAGCGTCGAGTTCTATGAGAGGATGACTGACCACGATCGGCAGATAGAAGTACGAGTCACTCAGTTTCTCCGACGGAAATTCCATCATCAGCTCTCTCGGATTGTAGTAATGTAAGTCATGATTTCTTCCCTTAGATTGACGCAATAGGCTAGGGTTTTGTCTTTGCACTGTTTGATGTGTCGTAATTTTAGTCTGCATTGCACAAATGTCTTGGTAGTCAGTCAGTCACCTATTCTTTGTATACATGGAATTCATTCTTCATGTGCTGGCTGCTTCGGGGATCATGGAACATGCAggatgatatatattataagttccAATCCATAACAAGGCCTTAAGTTACTCACATGTTGTTACTTGGTGATCACACATTGGTTACAAGATATTACTTTCTACACTATTTACTAAAAACTTTAGAATAAACAAGTCACGACCTTACTTGAACAGGATCTGTTCTATAGGGTCGTAGATTTGTATCCTTTATTAATAAGGAGACATGAATCTATGTCTGGTTGATGAGATGTTGCTGCTAGACCAGAGCGTGATTAACAAACCAGCGTTGTTGTTGTTGGCCTCCTGCTTATTAGGCTTGTGATCACACTGCTGTAGAGGATGTATCCATTGATATGTGAGCAATGTTAGAGTTTTGCAAATTCTTTGACAAGATATAGGCATGAGTTTTTGCCAGACAATTAGTCCAAATAACAAATGTGCTCGTCTACCCTCCATTGTGCAttcttcaaatatatatatgctaaCCCTCATTGTGCATCCTTCAAATATGGGTTTGCTACCCTCCATTGTGCAttcttcaaatatatatatgctaaCCCTCATTGTGCATCCTTCAAATATGGGTTTGCTACCCTCATTGTGCATCCTTTAAATATAGGTATGCTATCCTCATTGTGCATCCTTCAAATATAGGTTTGCTACCCTCATTGTGCATCCTTTAAATATAGGTATGCTATCCTCATTGTGCATCCTTTAAATATAGGTATGCTATCCTCATTGTGCATCCTTCAAATACAGATACGCTACCCGCTACCCATTGTGCATACTTAGCATTCCATTATTGACTATTCTTTGGTTTTCAGAAGAACTTTCTGTGAAATCCATCATCAAAAGATATGACCTTCATTTTGATTGATCCTATCAGTGATCAGCTTTATCATTGAAGTTTATTTCTCTATCATCTCACAGGACATATCACAGTTTGGTTTGgggttaaattatttgaacGGAGGCTGATTTTTCCAAGCATTTGATTATGAAAATTACCCCCtgttaatgaaataattttatagtttacaCTATCTTCCTTCCATGATTAACTAATTCCAGCatctgatgatatctttcatgATTAACTCATTTCCTTGTCCTTTATTACCCTATTTATCACTTTTTTCTTCTCAACTCTTTGGTGcttgtttgattaatttgggGTTATTTCTAGTATAATCTTGTTTGGgtaaatattatatagattatttgtGGATAAATTATGGTATAATAATTGTgttgatcattttatttaattaaatttaaccaTATTCCAAACAAGTCCTTGAGTTATCTGATGTTTATGTCCCACATTGACCAGGTAACCAAAGTTTCTGTAGTATGTATTAAGAATGTTAGAGAATATCAGTCACGACCTTACTTGAACAGGATCTGTTCTATAGGCTCGTACATCTGTATCCTTGATTTCTAAGGAGACAGGAATCTATGTCTGGTTGATGAGATGTTGCTGCTAAACCAGAGCGTGATTAACGGCGCTGTTGACCACACCTGCTTTCGGCTTGTGGTCACACTGCTGTAGAGGATCGTTCTCAGTCGGTGCTTCGGCCCCGGCTGGGTTGGTCTAGCGGTTGTCTGACAGGctcacataatttttttatgccTGCAAAGTGTTTATTGGAATGCACACTAGAGCATGATTAAGCCTAGCTACTTGATCCCAAACCTTTTCAATTTTGAGGCCTTCTTAGCAAAAGAGGTTATATTTGAAGAAGGTGAAAGTAAAgctaatgattatatatatatttactttaagAAAGTATTGAATTCAGTTTCTAGCTCCTATGGCAACAACACTTTCTGAGATTGCATGTCAATCTAGTTATAACCATCTTCAGCTGGTTCAACAATTTGGAGACACTAACTATAAAAAGcaatatgaaaaaaaagatgGCCGGAAACTGTAAGCACACTGCAGGGGGTTTGTAAGCTAGCTAGTATAATAATAGACAATATAATATAGGAGAGAGTATTTGAATATGAAAAGTTTACCCCCTACTAGTGAAATCATTTTTAGTATAAATCTTAACTCTATCACAGTTTTTTCTCTTTAACTCTTTATAGTTTGTTTGGTTAATTTGGGGTTATTTTAGTGTATTATTGTTTgggtaaatatttatatagattatttgtGGATAAGTTATGTGgtgtaataaattaataattgtgtTGATAATTTGGCATTTTGCCTCACcttattaatattcaatttcAGAGGAAAGTGATGCTAAAGGTATGTATAGTTAGTTTAATCCTTGTTCATGTGACATTTTTAAGCACCGTTGTTGAAGGATGAGATTGTTCTCAGATGGTGGCTCTTTACACTGGATGAGAGCTACACACCGAGTAAGATAAGCATTAGGGCCGGAGATGGTTTGCATAATCTGAAAGTCAGCACATTTAAAATGAAGATTTCTTGCTCTTTGCTTATTATTATTGATCTGATAACCGAGGTATGCCatctgtttgtttgtttgttagatGCTACTGTTTTCATAATCTAATTTAGTAGTATCACTTTTTATAGGCTTTGTTTGTGTTGGACAAATCATATCTTTTCACATTTGCCATTGTTTTAACAATCTAGTAATATTGTCTGTTTCACAATTAAGATATTTAGCTGCTTTCTTCAATAGAAGCTCTATTGTCCTTAATTTGCAAAACATGTAGGTTACTTTGTTATTATGATTTACAGCAAATTCATTTCTGGTGTTGTTGTCCATGAATGGAAATTGATGCAAATATAAATGTTCATCAACCTTGTGCAGAGACACTTTCATGTAGCAAATAGCCATTTTGGCTAATCATATGAATGGGAAGGATACCCATGGCCACGACCGTAAGCCTTTTTCTATCTGTTGTTGTTCAAGGAACTGAGTTCGTTCAGCACTAAATATTCTCCCGGTTTTCTTTTTTGCAGTAATCCTGTCCCATTCCAACCGTTTCATTTCACCTCAAAGGAATTCATCACTTACTCCACAATCAGAtgacaaaatatttatcatCAACCACTTCTTGCAAGCTTCAGGTAATTGCAAATAGTTCTGAAATTCACTTTTGAATTCTCTACCTGTGTATGTTTGTTTCATTGAACTCTTCACCATTTACTAGGTCTTTTATGTAGTATCGTAAAACTCAGATATTGCTTCACTAGGTGCAAATCTTGTATGTGAATAGTTGTTTCCAAATCAAGCAAGCCAATCTAAATAGTCctctttaaaacaattaataggAACTTATAACTTATACTTGTTAATCTTTCTCAATCTTTTCTGCTTTGCGCCTCCTCAGGGTAGAAGAACTCAGCTTCTCTTCAGTTGTTGTTCCTTCTTCAGATACTAGATCAACAACTTCAACCTTAAATTGGGATAAACCTTTTTCGCCTCTCTTCTTGTTGACAGCTAGCCCGCCTAGTTGCGTTTTCATACTATACATGtaccaataaaaaaacatacttTTAGTTGGTTGTTTATGAAACATTATATTTACTCCTGAACATAGAATATCTAACCTCATAATAATGGCTTCTAGTTTTTCGTCAACAATTGAAGGACCGTTAGAGTCTTCTATAAGAGTCTTAGATAGATTAGTCTGAACTAACAACCCCAATTGAACTATCATAATGATTATTATTTGCAACAACACTAAGATACATAATAAAGTTGGTGTTACTAACCTTAATGTTATCTACTACAATCTGCATCTTTATTGGAGAATGAATTTgagaatcaaattatttttaaaggaatgtctaaaatataaatatgtaagaTTGAAAGAGGAAACAGATACTAAAGACTGACCTGCTTCTTAGCCAACCTGGGTCCATCACAAATACCAATTACAATCCTTTGGCTTCTGTTGCAgcctataatattttataaaataatgatagcAAAGTGAAATATTCCAAGCGGTAACAACATAACATGGAATGGCCCaatgaaatttgtttatttcaAAACCTCTTCTAAAATATTACGTGAAAGGTGAATATGAGACagaattttgagttttttttttcctcttttttcatATGTTATCCACTAACTAAGAATCTTGTCAAATTCTAACAACATTTTGTACAAACCTATATGAGCCATCACATTTTGCattttattataacataaaaattatagtGTTGCAATTCAACGAAGTAATATCATTCAtcatatttctcattttaaaattatagagtctgagaataaaaaaattaatgctTTAATACCACTCactataaaataaaactctaataTCACTGAGTTATAAATTGAAGATATGTgtgtaataataaataaaaaaactaaataatataagatatatatgtgaaattcAAAACGAAATAAAACTGCATACATTCAAAGAAACTTTCacaatattgtaaaaaaaaaatatatataagattagaGAAGAAtatctacttaatttttatttatataaaaccatTCATCTAACCAtcaattactaaaatatttgaattttcttttgtCGCCAACTTAGGCCGGACCTGGCCTGGCCAAAACTCAATCGAGCGACTCATAACTCTAACCATTGCACATGATGGAtaaccaatttataaaatacaataatattaataataagccAAGAACATGTGATGTTTAAGTGTTCATAGAGAAGTTAGAACATAGGAGACAAATTAGTTTTGAAATCGTCTTTAATGagcaataaatttataaaaactgaaatagCATAAAATAATAACCAAACAATATATGTGGTTAGGTCAAAATTGACTTATGTCCGcaggagggataagtttcactaaatcaaagaaatgtcatTAGTAAAAACTCACATGTCATGTTCTCAAGTAAAGAAGTGATTACATTAAGAATGATTAAAATACTCCACAATTAAAAGTTCTcctaatttctctctctagatcgGCCAAAAAACAAGAAGGAAGTAGAAAAAAACCCTAAATCTGTTCACTCTCCCTCAACCTTATTATGTTATgagaaaatatcaaaaaatgtatttatactctaatccgttttcataacagaaaactTTGACCCGTTTTCATAAtggaaaaccctgacccgtttacttACCCGAAAGATAAAACCTAATCCAATGGCAAGAAACACCTCACACTAGGTAATTATAGACTTTGCTTTGGCTTTTCATGGCCCGCCCCAAAAACGGCTCTTTATGCTTAGTCTAGTCCGTAACAAGACTACGATGGCAAAAGAGTTTGATATCATCCCAATTTCCTTCAACGATGGCAAAAGAGTTTGATATCATCCCAATTTCCTCCAACAAGCTCTTTCAAGTCTTTGAGCTAAGCCTTTCCGTTTTACTGGAAACTCTCCAATATCAGGAGCAGGTAAGGCTTAGCTCTCTTGTAAGGGTCGATAGGCGGAGAATCTCTGAGATTGATTCCTTTCCATCACATCAGTGCGATTCCCGTCCGAGCCTTTAGTACAGAAAGGCGTAGGAGTGAAATTAAATCATCTGGGCAGCCTGCCCAGTCGGCGTCTGAATAACCAATAAGTGAGGTGGAGGCGGAGGATCGATGTAATTGACATGATATTGAGGTAAAACAAACTCTTTgcttcaaattttgttttttaaaaatacaataataaattaaggtAGAAGATAGTTTAAAGAAACCCAATTATCGGTCAATCCTAAATATATATCTCCTCCACGCTCCTTTtccttagttttatttatttatattcttttgaAAATTGTTCGAGATAAAGATTTAAACCCAATGAGAATAATCTCTATATCCTAGTTTTCTCTATAAAActagaaagaaaatatttagaattttgatgaaaAGAGGTTGAATGAGTGTAAGAATAATTCAATTTTGAGACATGTAAAACACCAGATAAATCCGAAAATGGTAaaacaaaaaccaaaataaataatttagttaagtAGGTGGGACCTTCTTAATTGGTCAATTCCTAAGCATACATAGGAGGAAAATGACACAAAAAACTTCATATCCTTTGGATTAATCGAAGCAAAATCCTCGGAATACCCAAAGTGAAAAAAATAACCATTgagattcaaatttttttaaaacctaaataataatgattaataataataagtttgttATTAtgactaaatatatttatatatgttagtgctttgtttaaattttgaatcaaGGTATTTTAATTTGGTATATATAGGGTTTGTGGCACTTTTATCaagatcataaaaaaaaaaatcatccaaAAATTTAGCAACTTGTTTTATGTAATGATCCAAACAAGTCTTATAGAATCCTTTGTATTTATTAaaccaatttatattttttataacattatttattaaactaaaattgttAAGTTGCCACTAGAGATTTGTCATAACTATAGCCATTTCCTTTGAGTTTACCCGTCCAATATTTTGTCATATACCTATGAACTCTCTCTTTTTATATCTTCCCATTTACTCTCAACACTTTTAGCGATCATCGAGATAACATGGCCACAAAAATGAATAGAACCGACACAAATAGGAGACTCGAGAGCTTGTTAGACATGGACGAAGCGACCAAAAATGGCGCCAAGCTTCAGGCTTCGTCTAAGCTGATTCCAGGCACTGGCTTAGAGTTTAGCAACTTGTCTTATAGTGTGATAAAGAAGCAGAAGAAAGATGGGGTTTGGATTAAAAAGGAGGCTTATTTGTTGAATGATATTTCCGGGCAAGCTTTGAGAGGGGAGATTATGGCTATTATGGGACCAAGTGGTGCTGGAAAGTCTACTTTTCTTGATGCTCTTGCCGGTAGGATTGCTCAAGGAAGTCTTCAAGGCTCGGTTATGATTGATGGAAGGCATGTAAGTGTATACTCTTACcgataaaaatattacaatataagtTATAACATGACTACTTATCTTTAACTCAATCATAGGATCAAGGCTTTAAACTCTTTATGAtctaaaattgttttgaaaacatgaaaacaagTGTTCCCTTTCTCAAGGTAGTCATTCATTCTCAATAGAAAATAGTAGTAATCTTTTTTTCGAACGATAGCTTTCACAACTTCTTTTGGGGTGCGACTATAGTCCCCGCTCAAACTTTGGATCAAAACTTAAAACTCTTTATGATCTAAAATTGTTTCGAAAACATGAAATCAAGTGTTCCCTTTCTTAAGTTAGTCATTCATTCTTAATAAGGAAATAGTAGCAATCTTTTTTTAGAAAGATGCTTTCGCAACTCTTTTGGAGTGTGACTATAGTCCCTACGGACAGGCCTGCCTACGGACTAACTTAATCATTAAATTTTGTATCAAGACTTAAACTCTTTATGATCTAAAATTGTTTCAAAAACATTAAATCAAGTGTTCCATTTCTCAAGTTAGTCATTCATTCTCAACCGAAAGTAGTACCAATCTTTTTTTTAGAATGCTGACTTTAGAAACTCTTTTGGAGTGTGATTAATCCTTACAGGTTAAGCATATAGCCCACAAATACACTCAACCAATTTAACCAGATGTGCCACCTGACGGGTTCGAACCAATGTTCTCAAGAATGCTGAAATATCCATCTCGTTTTACCACTATGTTAGAAGAGGGATAAAATAGCAAAATCTTGTAGAAACTCATATCTTAGTGGTACAATAGAATAATTCATATTCTCATAGTCATAACTTTGAGTTTTCATATTCGAACTATTTACCTAATTGAAATTGAATggttaatcttattaaaaactataatatttttgttgatcAGCTGCGAAGAACCAAACTATAGTAGTATAAATCATGTCATTTGTTGGTATGAGTTAATAAATACATTCCAaactaaaaaacaaaatcaccCAAAACACATCAAGATCCTAGATCAAGGTTCTCAATGTACTGAGATCAACTTAAATGATATCATCCTATGCATGTAATGCAAAGCAAATAGGAAAGTGTGAATTCATGCATCCttttatgaataaaaagttTCTCACttttcaaactaaaattaaagGTGACGGCTAGTTATATGAAGATGATATCATCCTATGTGATGCAAGACGACCAACTCTTCCCCATGCTCACAGTCTTTGAAACCTTCATGTTCGCTGCCGAAGTTAGGCTGCCACCTTCCATTTCGAGGCCCGAGAAGAGACAGCGAGTCTATGAACTTCTTGACCAACTTGGCTTGCAGgtacatataaatttatactcaCCATCAAGAAAGAACAACACAAATCACATAGCTAACTATGGCTTTGTTTTGGTAACTAAATTATAGAGTACAACACACACATACATTGGGGACGAAGGAAGAAGGGGAGTATCGGGAGGAGAAAGAAGGAGAGTGTCGATAGGGATCGATATAATCCACAAACCATCCTTGTTGTTCCTCGATGAACCAACCTCGGGGTTGGACTCAACTAGCGCTTATAGTGTGGTGGAGAAGGTGAAGGAAATCGCCCGAGGTGGAAGCATTGTTCTTATGACCATCCATCAACCTTCCTTTAGGATTCAAATGCTTCTTGACCGCATAAGTGTTCTTGCCAGGTTTGTTAGATCTCACCTTATTTACTTTTCAACATTCATCatacatatttgttttaaatgggTTTTGATTTTGCTTCCATCAAGTTCATTTTTATTATGAGATTTTCATAAATCTAATCATGAATGTTAGGCTTGTGATAGTTAGCTAGATAGAAGtgtaatgaattattattttttggtcTTATTGTAACATTTATATTTGGTACATAAAGAATTTCAACTCCTGATACTTTTTTTGTGACATGTTAGTAGTCTTGGAAGTAAATAACGTgacatttataataatgattagTGTTTCTAATGAGAATTTAACCCGAGATATTTAGtctaaaattacattaataatcATTTTGGTTTGTAATTGTTTGTATCGTGCAATAAATGGTGCAATAAATGTGACATTGTGTCTTGACTTGTTAAGTTAATATCTTATGTAGGGGAAGATTGATATACATGGGAAGCCCGACAGCTCTTCCGGCTCATCTTTCAGGGTTTGGAAGGGCAGTTCCTAATGGAGAGAATAGTCTCGAATATCTCTTAGACGTGATTAAAGAATACGATCAATCTACGATTGGGCTTGATCCGCTAGTCTTGTACCAACGTGATCGGATCAAGCCCAATCTAGTTGCAATGACTCCCGTTCCAAAGACCCCTCGCTCATCTTATGGAAGAACTCCGGTTGCCTCTTATGGAAAAACTCCGGTACCAAACCATTTGGACCTCCGTAGCCACCACTCATCTGTCGGTGGCACAACACCTCAGACATCACAATCAGGACAATTTAGTAATTATGACGACGATGACGACGAAGATTTCGACAACTCTTTAGAAAGAAAGTCAAAGGTATCCCGCACGCCGAGGAATAACATGCATAGTGGTGTTTATAACCAACGTTTGGCGTCCCATTTCTACAAGGACTTTTCCGTTTGGATGTACAACGGTGTCATAGGGACGCCACGACGTGCGCCATCGTGGACCCCGACT includes:
- the LOC124943685 gene encoding phosphopantetheine adenylyltransferase-like, with the translated sequence MAHIGCNRSQRIVIGICDGPRLAKKQIVVDNIKTNLSKTLIEDSNGPSIVDEKLEAIIMSMKTQLGGLAVNKKRGEKGLSQFKVEVVDLVSEEGTTTEEKLSSSTLRRRKAEKIEKD
- the LOC124944069 gene encoding ABC transporter G family member STR-like translates to MATKMNRTDTNRRLESLLDMDEATKNGAKLQASSKLIPGTGLEFSNLSYSVIKKQKKDGVWIKKEAYLLNDISGQALRGEIMAIMGPSGAGKSTFLDALAGRIAQGSLQGSVMIDGRHVTASYMKMISSYVMQDDQLFPMLTVFETFMFAAEVRLPPSISRPEKRQRVYELLDQLGLQSTTHTYIGDEGRRGVSGGERRRVSIGIDIIHKPSLLFLDEPTSGLDSTSAYSVVEKVKEIARGGSIVLMTIHQPSFRIQMLLDRISVLARGRLIYMGSPTALPAHLSGFGRAVPNGENSLEYLLDVIKEYDQSTIGLDPLVLYQRDRIKPNLVAMTPVPKTPRSSYGRTPVASYGKTPVPNHLDLRSHHSSVGGTTPQTSQSGQFSNYDDDDDEDFDNSLERKSKVSRTPRNNMHSGVYNQRLASHFYKDFSVWMYNGVIGTPRRAPSWTPTMTPGRTPMTSVSMSAIRSGHYNPTPRQPPQRASKTPEPIFSPSIDQYESSYYEDIEMEILDEPYDHESKFANPWIREVMVLSWRNLLNVIRTPELFLSREITLIVMGLILSSLFKNLHQPTFKNINQLLNFYIFSLSLIFFSSNDAVPAFIQERFIFIRETSHNAYRASSYVISSLIVYLPFFAIQGFTFAAITKYILNLRSNILYFWLILYASLITTNAYVMLISALVPSYITGYAVVIATTALFFLTCGFFLKASKIPIYWKWLHYISAMKYPFDALLTNEFKGKGTCYNGSPSELQPGPLGDISISKLHIEANDLPEACMLIGEDILSTMGIKMENIWYDIAILLAWGVFYRFIFYLILRFYSKNERK